The Pontibacillus halophilus JSM 076056 = DSM 19796 sequence CGTTGATTTTCCTTCCGAAGACGAATCAACTCATTTTCTTCAGGAGTGCGATTGTCCTTCTCTTTAAAGGACCCGGACTTCTCAAATCGGCTCACCCAATTATCAAAGGTAGAAGGATTCAGCTCGTACTCTTCAATAATCTGTTTCCTAGGTTTACCGTTCTGATAAAGCTGGACCATCTGCTTCTTAAACTCCTCTGTGAACGTACGTCTGGACCTCTTAGTCATGGTCAGTGCTCCTCGCTATTTGAATTGAGATAAGTTTACCTGACCTTAATTTACATGTCCAATTTAGTGTAGCCTATCCATAAAGCCCATATAGGTATAATTACAAAGAACTCTGGGGCAACCCAAGTCTCGTCAGTGTAGTTCTCACCAATAGCCCCCCAGCAAAGAAAGTAGATAGAAGTATGGCAATTAAACCAGTGAAAATCGTGTTAAGGACATATGCGACCTTTATTTTCTTCAAAACAATCCCACCCCTCTCTATAATGTACGGACAAACTTTTATAAAGATTCATAACCAGTAAACTTCATTTATCGAAACTAAGTCTTCCGCAATCCTGCCCATTACTTAAAGACTCAACATCAAGATACTCACTATCAACAACAATCTTTACCAGAGCCTAACAGTAAGAATAGCCTAAATAAAATACAGGAACGAAATAGATTGGTATAGAAGCTATTGATAAACGATGTCAAAGGGCAGGAGGTGAATTCGGCCATGCTAGGTCACTATATTCAATATTGGCAAGAGTATTGTCAGGAAGAAAATTTGATAGGGATTGGTTCAACTAGAAAGGCATACAGAGTCTCGTCTTATGTGATTAAAGTCAACATACATCCGCTTGGATTCGTTCAATCCAGCAAAGAGTTCGAAATCTATCATTCTATGAAGAATCGGGAACTCCACCACTTTCTGGCTGAGACGCTTTACTTAACGGAAGACTTTGTTATCCAGAGGTATTATCCTCCGTTGCCACTTCAGAATAATCAGTCTTACGATGTAACAGAAGATGCGCTACCTCAATTCCATACAGTAGCATTTAAGGATTTACTATCCACTTTAGACAAGGAGTTTGACTCTTTTGATTTAAAGGATAGCAGCA is a genomic window containing:
- a CDS encoding transposase; protein product: MTKRSRRTFTEEFKKQMVQLYQNGKPRKQIIEEYELNPSTFDNWVSRFEKSGSFKEKDNRTPEENELIRLRKENQR